The following proteins are encoded in a genomic region of Solea senegalensis isolate Sse05_10M linkage group LG5, IFAPA_SoseM_1, whole genome shotgun sequence:
- the LOC122769805 gene encoding serine/threonine-protein phosphatase PP1-gamma catalytic subunit A, with amino-acid sequence MADVDKLNIDSIIQRLLEVRGAKPGKNVQLQENEIRGLCLKSREIFLSQPILLELEAPLKICGDIHGQYYDLLRLFEYGGFPPESNYLFLGDYVDRGKQSLETICLLLAYKIKYPENFFLLRGNHECASINRIYGFYDECKRRYNIKLWKTFTDCFNCLPIAAIVDEKIFCCHGGLSPDLQSMEQIRRIMRPTDVPDQGLLCDLLWSDPDKDVLGWGENDRGVSFTFGSEVVAKFLHKHDLDLICRAHQVVEDGYEFFAKRQLVTLFSAPNYCGEFDNAGAMMSVDETLMCSFQILKPAEKKKPNGSRPVTPPRNMVTKQAKK; translated from the exons TCAGAGGAGCAAAACCTGGCAAAAATGTGCAGCTCCAGGAGAATGAGATCCGTGGATTATGCCTCAAGTCCAGGGAGATCTTTCTCAGTCAGCCCATTCTCCTGGAGCTCGAAGCTCCTCTCAAGATATGTG GAGACATCCATGGGCAATACTATGACCTGCTAAGGCTGTTTGAGTACGGAGGCTTCCCTCCAGAGAGTAACTACCTGTTTCTGGGAGACTATGTGGACAGGGGGAAGCAGTCTCTGGAAACCATCTGTCTTCTGCTGGCATACAAAATCAAATACCCTGAGAACTTCTTCCTGCTGAGGGGAAACCACGAGTGTGCTTCAATCAACAGAATATATGGTTTCTATGATGAGT gTAAACGAAGGTACAACATCAAACTGTGGAAGACGTTCACAGATTGTTTCAACTGCCTCCCAATTGCCGCCATTGTTGATGAGAAGATCTTTTGCTGCCACGGAG GACTGTCACCTGACCTTCAGTCCATGGAGCAGATCAGACGCATCATGCGCCCCACTGATGTGCCGGACCAGGGTCTGCTGTGTGATCTGCTGTGGTCTGATCCAGATAAGGATGTGCTGGGCTGGGGAGAGAACGACAGAGGCGTATCATTTACCTTTGGCTCAGAGGTGGTGGCCAAATTCCTACATAAACATGATCTGGATCTGATCTGCCGTGCCCATCAG GTTGTTGAGGATGGCTATGAATTTTTTGCAAAGAGGCAGCTTGTCACTTTGTTCTCCGCTCCTAACTATTGTGGGGAGTTTGACAACGCTGGCGCCATGATGAGTGTGGATGAGACCCTCATGTGCTCTTTTCAG ATTTTGAAACCAGCTGAGAAGAAGAAGCCCAACGGCAGCCGTCCTGTGACTCCACCACGTAACATGGTGACCAAGCAAGCCAAGAAATGA